The genomic segment GCAGCGATCGATCCATGGCGTTATGTCCGGTCTGTTGCCAGTTTGAGGCCAAGCCCGACCAGCAAAGTGCCGCCGATCCACCTTGTGAAATCCTGGAACCTCGACGTCGACACAAGCCGTTTCTTGACTTCCGATGCGAAGAACACTGTCGCGATATCGGCGGAAGCAAAAGCGAAATTGACGATGGTTCCAAGTATCAGGAACTGCAGCCAGATTGGAAGACCAGCCTCCGGGCTAACGAATTGTGGCAGAAAGGCAATGAAGAAGATCGCTGCCTTGGGGTTGAGAACCTCGACAAGAATGCTGTCGGCAAAAGCCCTGCGCGCGGATTTTTCCGGCAAACTCGGGATCGTACCGTCGCCGGCGCGGGTACGGATCATCTGAATGCCGAGAAACACCAGATAGGCACCGCCCGCCAGTTTCAGGGCGAAATAGAGTGATGGGACGACCGTGAAAATCGCAGACAATCCGAAGGCCGCAGCAAACACGTGTGCATAGCATCCCAGATGAATGCCGGCAGCTGCCATGAAGCCCGCCTTTCGACCTCGTGAAATTGTTTGAGCAGCCGTATAAAGCACGGCTGGACCTGGCATGTAGGCGAACAGCGCAGTTGCGGCAAAGAATGCGAGTAGCGTTTCGACGGAAGGCAAGGCTGGATCTCAATCAGTTGACGGGTTCGACATAGACACGGATACGGCCCCCACAGGAGAGCCCGACGCGCCACGCGGTTTCGTCGGCAACGCCAAACTCAAGGGTTGTCGGTTTCCGCGTGTCGATCACGTCAACGGCTTCTGCGACAACGGCGCCTTCGACACAGCCGCCTGAAACGGATCCCTCGAAGTTGCCCTCTGCGTCGATTACCAGGTGCGACCCGACCGGACGCGGAGCGGAACCCCAGGTTTCAATCACGGTGGCGAGTGCCACCTGGCGGCCGGATTTGCTCCAGTTTTCCGCGGTCTTGAGAACGTCTGCGATCTGAGTGTCTTCGGTTGTCATTGTTTCACTGCCCCTGCAAACAACGCGTGTGGCTCATCTCAAATATAGAATTTTCTCAATGAGATGAAAGCTCTTCAAAAGTACAAACGGCACCTGATTGCTCAGGTGCCGTCCGTAATGCCGAGACATGCGGGAATATGTTACTCGGCCGCGGTTCGTAACGAAGGGGCGGCGCTCAAGACGGTCGTGTCGACATGCCTTTCGAAATCTTCGAAATTGTCGACGAACATCTGGACGAGTTTGGAAGCCTGAAGGTCGTAGGCAGTTTTGTCGTCCCATGTTTCGCGCGGGGTGAGAATGACCGGGTCGACACCTGGCACGTTCACCGGAACCTCAAATCCGAAATTGGGATCCGTGCGGAATTCCGACCCTTCCAAAGCGCCGGACAAGGCGGCTTGAAGAAGTGTTCGCGTGGCCTTGATGGGCATGCGCTCACCTGTGCCATAAGCGCCACCTGTCCAGCCGGTATTGACCAGCCAGCAATCGACATTGTGCTCGGCGATGAGCTTTTTCAGAAGGTTGCCATATTCGGACGGATGGCGCGGCAGGAACGGGGCGCCGAAACAGGTGGAGAATGTCGCCTGCGGTTCCGTGACACCCTTTTCCGTGCCGGCGACCTTTGCCGTGTATCCGGAAAGAAAGTGATACATCGCCTGAGCCGGTGTCAGGCGGGCCAGCGGTGGCATCACGCCGAATGCGTCGGCGGTCAGCATGATGATGGTTTTAGGTATGGGAGCACATCCCGATGCGCTCGCATTGGAAATGAAGTGGATCGGATAGGCGGCTCTCGTGTTTTCCGTCTTCGAGCCGTCGTCAAAGTCAGGAACCCTGTTTTGGTCCAAAACGACGTTTTCCAGAACCGTGCCGAAACGCTGAGTGGTTGAATAGATTTCCGGTTCCGCTTCGGCCGACAGTTTGATCGTTTTCGCGTAACAGCCGCCTTCGAAGTTGAAGACGCCCGTTTCGCTCCACCCGTGCTCGTCGTCGCCGATCAGGGTGCGCTCGGGATCTGCGGAAAGTGTCGTCTTGCCGGTTCCCGAAAGGCCGAAGAAGACAGCAGTATCACCCTTGTCTCCAACATTGGCCGAACAATGCATCGACATGATGCCCTTGGCTGGCAGCAGATGATTAAGCATCGTGAAGACGGACTTCTTCATTTCACCGGCATAGGAGGTTCCGCCGATAAGCACGATCTTTCGTGTCAGGTCACAGGCAATGACGGTTTCGCTGCGACATCCGTGCCGGGCCGGGTCTGCACGGAAACTCGGCAGGTCAACAATGGTCATTTCCGGAACGAAACCAGCAAGGTCGGCCACTTCCGGCCGAAGCAGCAGATTGCGAATGAACAATGAGTGCCAAGCATATTCAGTGTAGACGCGAACAGGAAGGCGGTGGACCGGATCAGCGCCGCCGAAAAGGTCCTGCGCGAAGAGTTCACGACCTTCCGCGTGTGCCAGGAAATCCCCCAGCAGAAGGTCGAACTGGCCTTTGGTCATCTTGGCGTTGTTGTCCCACCAGACGGTATCGCGGGTCTCGTCATCCAGAACAACAAACTTGTCTTTCGGCGACCGTCCCGTGTGGCTGCCGGTTTCGGCGACCAAGGCACCGCCGGCGGCAAGACAAGTTTCATTGCGCGTGAGGGAATGCTCGTAAAGGGCCGGCTCGTTCTGGTTCCAATAGAGCGCTTTCAGATTCTTGAAGCCGAAAGTTTCGCTGCCATTGGAAAGGTTCCTGACGCCTGTTTCTTGCATTTTCCGCGATCCTCGTGAGGTGCATTTTTAGCCGCCGGAGAAAGTCCAGGAAGACCAGATCCGGTTATGAGGGCTGCGAACGTAGTTGAATGACCAAGGGGCAGCAAGACTACTAAAGGGGCTATGTCTTTGTTTAATCGATTAAAATACCGCTCAAATTTTCTGATGATTAATTCGATAAGCAAAGAAAAAAACGAAACCTTCGAAATGTTCGATTTGAAGATCAAAGCGAAAGAATTCGCGTTTCAAGTGCGCGTTCCGGTGCGATTGTGGGCCCGGCATGGTTTGCGCAAGGGAGTCGAAATCACAACAGATCACGGGGTTCAATCCGACTTCGTTCCGCTTGTTGCCAAGCCATCTTTAAGTCTTCAAGGCGCTGGATTATGTGGTTTGCCTTAATTTATGCGCATTTAGAAGGCCAAACGCTGTGTGCTACAGTATTACTGACGCGCACCGTTCGTACTGACCGAATTGGAAAATTGAAGTATGCCAACAATTGCTCTGGTTGATGATGACCGCAACATTTTGACGTCGGTGTCTATTGCATTGGAAACGGAAGGATATCGCGTCCAGACTTACACGGACGGGACATCCGCCCTTGACGGGTTGCAGAGCGACCCGCCCCAGCTGGCAATCTTCGATATCAAAATGCCGCGTATGGACGGGATGGAGCTGTTGCGCAGGCTGCGCCAGAATTCCGACCTTCCCGTCATTTTCCTCACGTCAAAGGATGACGAGATCGACGAGCTCTTCGGTCTGAAGATGGGCGCCGACGATTTCATCCGCAAACCGTTTTCGCAGCGGCTGCTGGTTGAACGGGTTCGCGCGGTTTTGCGTCGTGCGCAGCCCAAGGACGCAAGCGCACCGCGCGAAGATGCGGACAAGCTGCTTGAGCGTGGCCAGCTCGTCATGGATCAGGAACGGCATACCTGCACCTGGAACAACAAACCGGTTACGTTGACTGTGACCGAGTTTCTGATCCTCTCGGCACTGGCGCAACGTCCCGGGGTGGTCAAAAGCCGGAACGCGCTTATGGATGCAGCCTATGACGATCAGGTCTATGTCGACGACCGGACGATCGACAGTCACATCAAACGTCTTCGGAAAAAGTTCAAGGTTGTTGACGACGACTTCGACATGATCGAAACACTGTATGGAGTAGGATACCGTTTCCGGGAAGTCTGACGTAGCCATTGAGACAAAGTTTAGATGGCGGTTGAAACCGAAAGTGCTGGGGGAATTGCCGAAGCTGATCCGGTAAACGGGTCGGACCGCTCCCGTTTGCGCCGGCTCGGCAACAAGCGAATTCGCCGCCGTCTGGTCAATCAGCTCGGGCGCATCTTCGGGACCTACGTCCTTTCCTCCCTGACGCGCCGGATTATTGCGATCAACCTAGTCGGCCTGCTCGCGCTTGTGATCGGCATTCTCTACCTCAATCAGTTCCGTGCCGGTCTGATTGATGCGCGTGTGCAGAGCCTTCTGACCCAGGGCGAGATTATCGCTGGCGCCATCGCCGCGTCAGCAACCGTCGACACCGGTACCATTACGGTCGATCCTGAAAGACTGCTGCAACTCCAGGCCGGAGAGAGCATCACGCCGACGGTCGAGGATCTGGACAGCCTCGACTTTCCAATCAACCCGGAGCGCGTCGGACCTGTTTTAAGGCGCCTGATTTCGCCAACCAAAACCAGGGCACGGATTTACGATCCCGAGGGGATCCTCATCCTCGATTCCCGACACCTTTATTCCAGCGCGCAGATCCTGCGTTTCGACCTGCCGCCACCGACAGCTCAGGAAACCGGATTTTGGGATTCGGCCTGGCAATGGACGAAACGTTGGTTGCAGCAGGGGGATTTGCCGCTGTACCAGGAGGTTGGCGGCGGCGATGGACGTGCCTATCCCGAAGTCGAGGCAGCGCTTGCCGGATCGCCTGCCAGCGTGACCCGGATTTCGCAGCGCGGCGAGCTCATTGTTTCGGTCGCTGTGCCGATCCAACGGTTCCGCGCCGTTTTGGGCTCATTGCTGCTGTCGACACAGGGCGGCGATATTGATGCGATTGTGCGCGCTGAAAGGATTGCGATCATTCGCGTCTTTCTGTTCGCGGCGACCGTCACGATCTTACTGTCCATTCTCTTGGCGGGAACCATTGCCGGGCCTGTCCGGCGTCTGGCAGCGGCAGCCGATCGCGTGCGACGCGGATCGAATTCGCGCGAGGAAATTCCGGACTTTTCGGACCGCCAGGACGAAATCGGCCACCTCGCCCGTGCGTTCCGCGAAATGACCAACGCGCTCTACAACAAGATTGATGCCATCGAGAAATTCGCCGCGGACGTCGCACACGAGCTCAAGAACCCGCTGACATCGCTCAGAAGTGCTGTCGAAACCTTGCCGCTTGCAAAGACAAAAGCGTCTCAGGACCGGCTCATGGAAGTGATCCAGCACGACGTGCGCCGGCTGGATCGCCTGATCAGCGACATATCCGACGCCTCGCGTCTGGACGCTGAATTGGCGCGCATTCAGTCCGAAACGATTGATATTGCCGAACTGCTCCGCAACATGGCGGATGCGGTGAACCAGAGAACGGGCGCCGACGAAGCCAAAGTGAAGCTGACGGTCGCGGATGCGCAGGGGCCAAAACCCTATCGGGTTCAGGGCCACGATATCCGCCTTGGTCAGGTGATCAGCAATTTGCTCGATAATGCACGCTCCTTTTCACCCCCGGGAGGCAACGTGCGGATCGATCTCGCCCGAGAGGGCCGGAGCATAAGAATAATCGTCGATGACGACGGACAGGGTATCCGGGCAGAGAACACGGAACGCATTTTTGAGCGGTTCTATACGGACCGCCCTGACGGCGAGGGTTTTGGCAACAATTCCGGGCTGGGCCTTTCCATATCCAGACAGATCATTGAGGCCCATGGCGGCACGATCTCTGCCACGAACCGGCAGGAACAAGGTGAAGATGGCGTCACGCGGATTGGCGGCGCGCGCTTCACGATCTATCTTCCCGCAGGGAGCGGGAAGTGACGGAGCAGACGCTTCACGGCAATTGCGTCCTCGTCGGAACACGCGGCATTCTCATCCGGGGCGTTTCCGGAAGTGGAAAGTCTGAACTGACCGACACGCTGATAGAAGCTGCCAGGGCAAAGGGAAACCTCGGTGTGCTGGTTGCAGACGATCGGGTTTTTCTGTCTGCGAACCAAGGTTTCCTCATCGCACGCGCGCCGGAACAAATCGAAGGCCTGATGGAAATCCGGGGTTCCGGCATTGTGCGTCAGACCGCCTTGTCAGCCGCAAAAGTAGACCTGATTGTCGACCTACAACCACTCGATACAATGGAGCGTTTGCCGCAAGACGCACTTGGATCGCAGGTTCTGAAGAGCATTGAGGTGCCGTTGCTGGTCTGCCCCGCCAACAACCCGGGCGTTGCCGTGAGGCTCATCCGTTGGGGACTGCGGTCGCTGTTCCCGAAAGTGCCGGATTACATTTAGTACACAAACGGCGTTTTTTGCTTGCAACTGCTTAAGCGGTTGAAGAGAGTGCATCAGACTGCTAAAGCCCGGCTCCCGCAAAGAGCCACTTGCACATGAAAGTCAGGCTGAAGACCGAATGATCGGACTAGTACTCGTTACCCATGGGCGTCTCGCCGAGGAATTCAAGGCGGCGCTGGAGCATGTTGTCGGTCCCCAGGAACAGATCGAGACAATCTCTATCGGTCCAGATGATGACATGGAGCAGAGACGGCAGGACATCCTGTCCGCGGTGGAAGCAGCGAATTCCGGAAATGGGGTTGTGCTGCTGACCGACATGTTTGGCGGAACGCCGTCAAATCTCGCGATATCCGTCATGGACGGCAAGTCTGTTGAAGTTGTGGCAGGCGTTAACCTGCCGATGCTTATCAAGCTCGCCAGCGTTCGTGCGGACAGGGTACTGGCCGACGCGGTCGACGAAGCCCGTCAAGCCGGTCAGAAATACATTTCGGTTGCGAGCCAGGTGCTGTCGGGACAAAACTAACAACCAATATGACAGCACAGAATTTGTTCGAAAAAGACCTTACAATTGTAAACCGCCGCGGTCTTCACGCGCGCGCCTCCGCAAAACTGGTAAAGCTCGTCGAGACTTTCGAAGCCGACGTGAACGTTTCGAAGGACGGGCAGACGGTCGGCGGAACCTCGATCATGGGATTGATGATGCTCGCCGCCAGCCCGGGATGTTGCATCAGGGTCTGCGTCAGCGGTGAGGATGCCGAGGCGGCGCTTGATGCAATCTCGGATCTTGTTGAAAGCGGATTTGGCGAAACGGATTGACTGTCCGGCAACGGACCTTTCATGTACCTGAGAACGTGCGATCTACGGTCGCTTGAAACTATCGAAACACGGGTCACGCACCGCAGATCTTGGGAAATAGTATGACGAGCCATTCCGGTGAGCGGACGATCTCTGCAGCACGTTCGGTTTTGACACATCTTCATCAGGTGCTTGACCTGCAGTTCGGTTTCGAACTTTGGGACGGATCCCGCGTGCCCGCGGATATGGACGCCGAAGGTCTTCGGATAGCGCTTGCTCCCACGGCTTTGACGAAACTCCTGCGCAGCCCGCGCATCAAGACTGTTGTCGACCTCTACTCGACCGGGGAAATCGACCCGCGCGGTGGAACGATCTTCGAGTTCGCCGAAAAAAGGCCGAAGATCAAAAGCCGCGAATTGCGCAAGCGCCTCAACAAGATCCTCATTCTGAAAAGCGCGGTGCCGTTGTTGCTTGGGGCCAAGGACAAAGGCGATCCGCAGCAGGAAGACGGCCTGGATGCCGGTAAGGTCGCCGACCGAAGCTCCGGAAGCCGGAAAGACGACATCGCCTTCCACTACGATGTTTCGAACGACTTCTATAAGCTCTTCCTCGACCCGGAGATGGTCTATACGTGCGCCTATTTCCGGGACTGGTCCAACGATCTGGCGACCGCGCAGAAAGACAAACTCGACATGATTTGCAGGAAGTTGCGGCTCAAGCCCGGCGACCGGATGCTTGATATCGGGTGCGGCTGGGGTGCCCTGATCTGCCACGCAGCGGCGAATTACGGCGTAACTGCAGTTGGTGTGACACTTGCCGAGGAACAATTGAAGCTCGCCCGTGAAAGGATTGCCGAACGCGGCCTGGAAGACAAGGTTTCGGTGGAACTCATCGACTATCGCGACATGAAGGGCGAGCGTTTCGACAAGATTTCCTCCATCGGCATGTTCGAGGCGGTCGGTCTCGACAACTACGACAATTATTTTCAAAGCGTGCATCGCCTGTTGAAGCCGCGCGGGATCTACCTGCATCACGCGATCACGAGACGCGGCAAGAAGGACCTCAAGAAGTTTCGCCAGAAGAAGCCGGAGTACCAGGCGCTCGTCCGCTACATTTTCCCGGGCGGCGAGGTCGATCATATTGGCTGGACGCTGACCAACCTCGAAGCGCACGGCTTTGAGGTGCACGATGTCGAAGCCTGGCGCGAACACTATGCACGGACCACGAAGCTCTGGGCCGAAAACCTGATGGCGGTCAAGGAAGCGGCAATCGCCGACATTGGAGAGCAGAAGTACCGGCTCTGGCTCGCCTATCTGTGTGGCGTCTCGCTCGGTTTTGAGCGCGGCTCCATCGGAATTTTCCAAACGGTTGCCTCTCGCCGCACCAAGGGCCCCTCGGGATTGCCTCCGTCGAGAGAAGACCTTTACAGGTGAAAATTCACGAATTGAAAAATCATATAAAGAATTCTTTATATCTTTATTGCGAGAAGTGCTGCCGAGCGCTATAACCCCTCCCAACGGCTTCCGGCATGACCCGGAAACCGGCTGGCGTCCGTCTCAACCCATGTCGCGTTACAGATGGCAGAGAAGGCGGTTGCTCACACAAGGCCGGCGTAGATAGCTGGATCCAATTGCAGGACAAACTCATGACTGACTACATCGTCAAAGACATCGGGCTCGCAGACTGGGGCCGTACCGAGATTGAAATCGCCGAACACGAAATGCCGGGTCTGATGGCTTGCCGCGCTGAGTTCGGCGACGCAAAGCCGCTGAAAGGCGCACGTATCGCCGGTTCACTGCACATGACCATTCAAACGGCCGTGCTGATTGAAACCCTGGTCGCGCTGGGCGCGGAAGTCCGCTGGGCGTCCTGCAACATCTTCTCCACGCAGGATCAGGCAGCCGCCGCGATCGCAGCTGCAGGTATTCCGGTGTTTGCCGTGAAGGGCGAGACGCTGGAAGAATACTGGGACTACGCGGACAAGATCTTCGACTTCGCCGATGGCGCGAACATGATCCTTGACGATGGCGGCGACGCGACGCTCTACATCCTTCTTGGTGCGCGCGTTGAAGCTGGCGAAACCGGCCTGATTGAAAACCCGAAGTCCGAGGAAGAGGAATGCCTCTTCGCGCAGATCAAGAAGCGCATGGCATCCAACCCGGGCTGGTTCACCAAACAGCGGGACCTGATCCAGGGCGTTTCGGAAGAAACGACAACCGGCGTGCTGCGTCTTTATGAAATGCAGAAGAACGGCCAGCTGCCGTTCCCGGCAATCAACGTCAACGACAGTGTCACCAAGTCGAAATTCGACAATCGCTATGGCTGCCGTGAGTCGCTTGTCGACGGTATCCGCCGTGGTACGGACGTTATGATGTCCGGCAAGGTCGCCGTTGTTTGTGGCTATGGCGATGTCGGCAAAGGCTCTGCACAATCGCTTGCCGGTTCCGGAGCGCGCGTGATCGTGACCGAGATCGATCCGATCTGTGCGTTGCAGGCTTCGATGGACGGTTTCGAGGTCAAGACCATCGAACAGGCATTGCCTGAAGGAGACATCTACGTCACCGCGA from the Roseibium sp. HPY-6 genome contains:
- a CDS encoding XdhC family protein; this translates as MTTEDTQIADVLKTAENWSKSGRQVALATVIETWGSAPRPVGSHLVIDAEGNFEGSVSGGCVEGAVVAEAVDVIDTRKPTTLEFGVADETAWRVGLSCGGRIRVYVEPVN
- a CDS encoding response regulator transcription factor, translated to MPTIALVDDDRNILTSVSIALETEGYRVQTYTDGTSALDGLQSDPPQLAIFDIKMPRMDGMELLRRLRQNSDLPVIFLTSKDDEIDELFGLKMGADDFIRKPFSQRLLVERVRAVLRRAQPKDASAPREDADKLLERGQLVMDQERHTCTWNNKPVTLTVTEFLILSALAQRPGVVKSRNALMDAAYDDQVYVDDRTIDSHIKRLRKKFKVVDDDFDMIETLYGVGYRFREV
- the ahcY gene encoding adenosylhomocysteinase; this encodes MTDYIVKDIGLADWGRTEIEIAEHEMPGLMACRAEFGDAKPLKGARIAGSLHMTIQTAVLIETLVALGAEVRWASCNIFSTQDQAAAAIAAAGIPVFAVKGETLEEYWDYADKIFDFADGANMILDDGGDATLYILLGARVEAGETGLIENPKSEEEECLFAQIKKRMASNPGWFTKQRDLIQGVSEETTTGVLRLYEMQKNGQLPFPAINVNDSVTKSKFDNRYGCRESLVDGIRRGTDVMMSGKVAVVCGYGDVGKGSAQSLAGSGARVIVTEIDPICALQASMDGFEVKTIEQALPEGDIYVTATGNKDIITFDHMRGMKDMAIVCNIGHFDNEIQVAALKNTKCRPVKDQVDMYEFPDGKRMILLSQGRLVNLGNATGHPSFVMSASFTNQVLAQIELYTKGDQYKNEVYVLPKHLDEKVARLHLEKLGVTLTELTDDQSDYLGINKVGPFKSEHYKY
- a CDS encoding HPr kinase/phosphatase C-terminal domain-containing protein → MTEQTLHGNCVLVGTRGILIRGVSGSGKSELTDTLIEAARAKGNLGVLVADDRVFLSANQGFLIARAPEQIEGLMEIRGSGIVRQTALSAAKVDLIVDLQPLDTMERLPQDALGSQVLKSIEVPLLVCPANNPGVAVRLIRWGLRSLFPKVPDYI
- a CDS encoding HPr family phosphocarrier protein, encoding MTAQNLFEKDLTIVNRRGLHARASAKLVKLVETFEADVNVSKDGQTVGGTSIMGLMMLAASPGCCIRVCVSGEDAEAALDAISDLVESGFGETD
- a CDS encoding LysE family translocator yields the protein MPSVETLLAFFAATALFAYMPGPAVLYTAAQTISRGRKAGFMAAAGIHLGCYAHVFAAAFGLSAIFTVVPSLYFALKLAGGAYLVFLGIQMIRTRAGDGTIPSLPEKSARRAFADSILVEVLNPKAAIFFIAFLPQFVSPEAGLPIWLQFLILGTIVNFAFASADIATVFFASEVKKRLVSTSRFQDFTRWIGGTLLVGLGLKLATDRT
- a CDS encoding cyclopropane-fatty-acyl-phospholipid synthase family protein, producing the protein MTSHSGERTISAARSVLTHLHQVLDLQFGFELWDGSRVPADMDAEGLRIALAPTALTKLLRSPRIKTVVDLYSTGEIDPRGGTIFEFAEKRPKIKSRELRKRLNKILILKSAVPLLLGAKDKGDPQQEDGLDAGKVADRSSGSRKDDIAFHYDVSNDFYKLFLDPEMVYTCAYFRDWSNDLATAQKDKLDMICRKLRLKPGDRMLDIGCGWGALICHAAANYGVTAVGVTLAEEQLKLARERIAERGLEDKVSVELIDYRDMKGERFDKISSIGMFEAVGLDNYDNYFQSVHRLLKPRGIYLHHAITRRGKKDLKKFRQKKPEYQALVRYIFPGGEVDHIGWTLTNLEAHGFEVHDVEAWREHYARTTKLWAENLMAVKEAAIADIGEQKYRLWLAYLCGVSLGFERGSIGIFQTVASRRTKGPSGLPPSREDLYR
- a CDS encoding PTS sugar transporter subunit IIA, with product MIGLVLVTHGRLAEEFKAALEHVVGPQEQIETISIGPDDDMEQRRQDILSAVEAANSGNGVVLLTDMFGGTPSNLAISVMDGKSVEVVAGVNLPMLIKLASVRADRVLADAVDEARQAGQKYISVASQVLSGQN
- a CDS encoding sensor histidine kinase, with product MAVETESAGGIAEADPVNGSDRSRLRRLGNKRIRRRLVNQLGRIFGTYVLSSLTRRIIAINLVGLLALVIGILYLNQFRAGLIDARVQSLLTQGEIIAGAIAASATVDTGTITVDPERLLQLQAGESITPTVEDLDSLDFPINPERVGPVLRRLISPTKTRARIYDPEGILILDSRHLYSSAQILRFDLPPPTAQETGFWDSAWQWTKRWLQQGDLPLYQEVGGGDGRAYPEVEAALAGSPASVTRISQRGELIVSVAVPIQRFRAVLGSLLLSTQGGDIDAIVRAERIAIIRVFLFAATVTILLSILLAGTIAGPVRRLAAAADRVRRGSNSREEIPDFSDRQDEIGHLARAFREMTNALYNKIDAIEKFAADVAHELKNPLTSLRSAVETLPLAKTKASQDRLMEVIQHDVRRLDRLISDISDASRLDAELARIQSETIDIAELLRNMADAVNQRTGADEAKVKLTVADAQGPKPYRVQGHDIRLGQVISNLLDNARSFSPPGGNVRIDLAREGRSIRIIVDDDGQGIRAENTERIFERFYTDRPDGEGFGNNSGLGLSISRQIIEAHGGTISATNRQEQGEDGVTRIGGARFTIYLPAGSGK
- a CDS encoding phosphoenolpyruvate carboxykinase: MQETGVRNLSNGSETFGFKNLKALYWNQNEPALYEHSLTRNETCLAAGGALVAETGSHTGRSPKDKFVVLDDETRDTVWWDNNAKMTKGQFDLLLGDFLAHAEGRELFAQDLFGGADPVHRLPVRVYTEYAWHSLFIRNLLLRPEVADLAGFVPEMTIVDLPSFRADPARHGCRSETVIACDLTRKIVLIGGTSYAGEMKKSVFTMLNHLLPAKGIMSMHCSANVGDKGDTAVFFGLSGTGKTTLSADPERTLIGDDEHGWSETGVFNFEGGCYAKTIKLSAEAEPEIYSTTQRFGTVLENVVLDQNRVPDFDDGSKTENTRAAYPIHFISNASASGCAPIPKTIIMLTADAFGVMPPLARLTPAQAMYHFLSGYTAKVAGTEKGVTEPQATFSTCFGAPFLPRHPSEYGNLLKKLIAEHNVDCWLVNTGWTGGAYGTGERMPIKATRTLLQAALSGALEGSEFRTDPNFGFEVPVNVPGVDPVILTPRETWDDKTAYDLQASKLVQMFVDNFEDFERHVDTTVLSAAPSLRTAAE